A window of the Lactuca sativa cultivar Salinas chromosome 5, Lsat_Salinas_v11, whole genome shotgun sequence genome harbors these coding sequences:
- the LOC111892094 gene encoding uncharacterized protein LOC111892094 → MDFFRSILAEDPEPEAPDSYEESDADPRQSQSPKQQETEGDEDDDSNSNVNSSEDGSAAGGVGGLWTFGDLVKTLTTKSESVFETYRRDLKEFGTGLRKESDLFREVASRAVKELPSSIEVGTSAIDGVLKSTADIIAHGKEALLAASDIDDSDASERHTSSDRSGLHSKRYSRFDTQLNAIQSDMRTYCEDPEDLDDYNKWKLGFVFGDKKDEIEILVGDNGALSGIYPKLVPNEVDDATFWYRYFFKVHKLKQQEDVRAKLVKRSLSVDDEEELSWDVDDDDEEEEEQEQEQTDQSRSKTSKGQDLHNVGKEVSPSDEFKPQSSKIVDEDKEMKSNVVSVDKKIIEESKISTGNVLTVEKAESVDEKVDDLKVDSGKVKDCEDKPNHPSSHEEEDLEWDEIEDVENNDTKKASHSHADTPNKDELRKRLSTAVDEEDLSWDIEEEEEDDDDEPVKTTGNK, encoded by the coding sequence ATGGATTTCTTCAGATCCATATTAGCAGAGGATCCGGAGCCTGAAGCCCCAGATAGTTACGAAGAATCAGATGCGGATCCTAGGCAAAGTCAATCGCCAAAACAGCAAGAAACAGAAGGCGATGAAGATGATGATTCCAATTCGAATGTTAATTCATCGGAAGACGGTAGCGCCGCTGGTGGTGTTGGTGGTTTGTGGACCTTTGGAGATCTGGTGAAGACTTTAACGACCAAATCCGAATCAGTCTTCGAAACGTACCGTCGTGATCTGAAGGAATTTGGGACGGGTTTAAGGAAAGAGTCCGATTTGTTTCGTGAAGTGGCGAGCCGTGCGGTGAAGGAGTTACCGTCTTCCATTGAGGTCGGTACGTCGGCGATAGACGGGGTGCTGAAATCAACGGCGGATATCATCGCACATGGTAAGGAAGCTCTTCTTGCAGCTTCGGATATTGATGATTCTGATGCTTCTGAAAGACATACTTCTAGTGATCGCAGTGGTTTACATTCGAAACGGTACAGCCGTTTTGATACACAATTGAATGCGATTCAGAGTGATATGCGAACTTACTGTGAAGATCCCGAGGACTTAGATGATTACAATAAGTGGAAATTAGGTTTTGTGTTTGGTGATAAGAAAGATGAAATTGAGATTTTAGTTGGAGATAATGGAGCTTTGTCCGGAATCTATCCAAAGCTTGTTCCAAATGAGGTTGATGACGCAACTTTTTGGTATAGGTACTTCTTCAAGGTTCATAAGCTTAAACAGCAAGAGGATGTCAGAGCTAAGCTTGTAAAGAGATCATTATCagtagatgatgaagaagaattgagctgggatgttgatgatgatgatgaagaagaagaagaacaagaacaagaacaaactGATCAGTCAAGATCAAAAACCTCAAAAGGACAAGATTTGCACAATGTTGGAAAGGAAGTAAGTCCTTCTGATGAATTCAAACCTCAAAGTTCCAAGATTGTTGATGAAGATAAGGAGATGAAAAGCAATGTGGTTAGTGTTGATAAGAAGATAATAGAGGAATCCAAAATTAGTACTGGAAATGTGTTAACTGTTGAGAAAGCTGAATCAGTGGATGAAAAGGTTGATGATCTCAAAGTTGACTCTGGAAAAGTCAAAGATTGTGAGGATAAACCAAACCATCCTTCGTCTCATGAGGAGGAAGATCTGGAGTGGGATGAGATTGAAGATGTTGAAAACAATGATACCAAAAAGGCCTCTCATTCTCATGCAGACACTCCAAACAAAGATGAGTTGCGCAAGCGGTTGAGTACTGCTGTAGATGAGGAGGATTTGAGTTGGgatattgaagaagaagaagaagatgatgatgatgagcctGTAAAAACAACAGGTAACAAGTGA